In endosymbiont of Galathealinum brachiosum, the DNA window GCCGTATTCATCTGGCAGGTGCCAGCAAACCTTTTAAATACCGCCCACAGATATCGGTACAGGATTATGCAATTGATAGCGCACGTTTCTTACTGGATAACAATTTCATCCCCGACTACCTGCTCGAAGCCTACCAGACGTTAAGCAATGACCTGATAGGTCTGTTAGAACAACGTTTTCAAAGTGATAGCATTAGCTCTATACGCCTACATGGTGACTGCCATCAGGGTAATATTCTGTGGACAGATCAGGGCCCTCATTTCGTCGATTTTGATGACTGTAGAAGCGGCCCTGCGGTGCAGGATATCTGGATGTTGTTATCAGGTGATACGCAGGAACAACAAAAACAGCTAAACCATGTGCTCGATGGTTATTTTGAGTTTGCCGAATTAGAACCAGCTGAATTACGTCTTGTTGAACCGTTACGTAGTCTTCGTTTAATGCATTATGCCAGCTGGCTGGCCAAACGCTGGTCCGACCCGAGTTTCCCAATGAATTTCCCCTGGTTTAATACACCAAACTACTGGGAACAGCACATTCTTGAATTACGTGAGCAGTTTGCCCTGCTTCAGGAAAGCGAAAATCTGCATCTTTAATCAAATTAAATAGCCAAATAACCCGCATTTCTCGAAAACCCATGAAATATTAAGGCTAAGCACCTGTATTTTTTATGAAAAAAGACTAGAATCAATAAAAAAGAGAGAATGGCGAGAGCAATGAAAAATCTTACATTGAAAACAGCAGGTCTACTCATATTAGCTTTGTTCAGTACTCAGGGACTAGCAGGCAGCCCATGGGCTGATGATACGGCTGCTGATGATACGACAGCAACAGAGCAGACAACAACCGAAGTTATGCCACAGGAAACTGGTGGTAGCCCGGCCATGACTGAAGAAACAACTAAACCTGTTGAAACAGTTGAAGTTAGCCCGCAGCCGGAAGTAATTAATGAAACGGTTCAGCAGGGTGATGTACTAAATGTTAATGAAGCACCTCAGGCTGTTGGTGTCAGGTTACTCGATTTTCCACGCCGTGGCATGACAACTGACAAGGTAGAAAATGAACTTGGACGTCCGTCAGAAATAATACCGTCAATTGGCCAGCCACCAATCAGTCGCTGGGTTTATGATGACCGCACTGTTTACTTTGAATATTCATCTGTTATACACGTTGTTGCAAAATAAAAACCTGTCATCCTGAGCAGTAGTGAAAATTTATAACCCACGCAATTACTACACTTTATCTCAGGATGACAACATGCACATTCAATGAGCATTCTTGAAAAACTCAACCTCCCCTCTCCAGTCACTCAAATAAAAAACCCTCTTTTAGACGAAAAAAAAATACAGTTATTTATTAAACGTGATGAGTTAATACATCCTGTTATTCAGGGAAATAAATGGCGAAAATTAAAGTACAATCTGCTGAAAGCTAACAATAAAGGGAAAAAAACCTTACTCAGTTTTGGGGGGGCATATTCAAACCATCTTCATGCACTGGCCGCTGCAGGAAAAGAACTCGGTTTTAAAACCATTGGCATTATTCGCGGCGAAGCACCAAGAGTTCTCAACCCCTGCTTACAGGATATGATGAACTGGGGGATGCAACTCAAATTCATTACCCGTTTAGAATACAAACAAAAAAATAATCCTGAATTTATTAAAAACCTTAAAACCGAATTTAGTGATTTTTATTTAATTCCTGAAGGTGGAAATAATACAGCCGGAAAAAAAGGCTGTGCTGAGTTACTGGATGAACTGGAGGATCATTATGATGTTATATGCTGTGAAGTTGGCAGCGGCACCATGTTAAGTTCACTTATCCACACCAACACCGATCCGGATACTCGTTTTTTAGGCTTTGCCGTAATGAAAAACACAATGCTTAATGAGGAAATTAATGCCAGTTTAGAACTTTCAAAAACTTTATCAGACTGGACAATTAATCACGAATACCACTTTGGCGGTTTTGCAAAATCTACCCCGGAATTGAATGACTTTATTGTAGATTTTAAACAGACATACAACATACAACTGGAGCCAGTCTATAGCGGAAAAATGTTATGGGGTATTCTAGATTTAGTTAAATATGACTATTTCAAAAAAGGATCTAAAATACTAGCTATACATGGGGGAGGACTTCAAGGTTTACGAGGTTTCAAACAGTTTAAAGAGAAGGGTTAGTTAATAACAAAATAACCTCTAATAAATTAATTATTCTGATAAGAGTTAGATTTAGCTGACGATTTACAGTGCGAAGAAAAGCTAGTAATAAAGAACTAATGGTTCGCTATGCACCTCAGAAAATATCGTCAGTTAAAGCTAACTCCAATAAATAACATACATTCGTATTGTTATAGAAAGAATAGGTAGATAACCATCAATCAACTTTAAAGCGTGAAACCAGATCACTAATTGTTCTGGTTATATTTTTAATGTTCTGCGCTGATTCTTCAGACATTTTTGAGCTGACTACCGTTTCATCTGCCAGTTGCTGAATCGAGCAAACACTTTCCTGCACACTCGAAACAACATCACTTTGCTCTCGTGTAGCCACTTGAATTTGCTCAGCCATATCATTTACAGACTGACTTGCTGCAGTAATTTCATTTAGTGCACTACCCGCCTCTCTTGATTGTTGTACACCTTCTGCAGCCAGACTACTTCCTCGCTCCATAACCTCAACCGCTGCTTGTGTATCTGTTTGTAATTTTTCAATTATTTGTTGTATTTCATTCGTAGAATCATGCGTTCGGTTTGCCAGGGTTCTTACCTCATCAGCAACCACCGCAAACCCTCGCCCGGTTTCACCCGCTCTGGCGGCCTCAATTGCCGCATTCAGCGCCAACAGGTTAGTTTGTTCTGCAATTGATAAAATAACATCAGACACCGAACCTATTTGTTCACTACTTTCCGCGAGCGAACCAATAACTGTACTCGCCTGATTCACTTCATTTGCCAGCTTCTGCATAGACTGAACCGATAACTCAACAACTTCTTTACCTTTTATTGCCTGTTCTTTTGCTGACTCACTGTCCTGTTGTGTTTGTCTGCTGATATTTGCAACTTCTGCAGATGATGCATCCAGCTCTGTTATCGCCGTTGCTATTAACTGGGTTTCCTGGCTTTGCTGATTAATTTTATCTGCAGTACTGTGACTGACTGACTCAGACATAACTGCTGCCTGCTCAAAACCAGCTGTTGAATTTTTTACTTTACTAATAATCGTTTGCAAGCTGGCCATAAATTCATTAAATGAATTGGCTAAATAAGCCAGCTCATCTTTGCCTTCAGCATCCAGCCTTTGCGTTAAATCAGCTTCACCATGTGCAATTTCGGACATTGCAAACGCGAGTTTTTTTACCGAACCTTTAATACCCTTCGATACTATTAATGTAATTAGCAATCCCACAATAAATGCGATAGCGGTAACAAGCATACTTGAATTAGATAACTGCTTTGCACTGCGATTGATAAACCTTGCCTGACTTGACAATGCCTGCCAGGATTCCGCCTCCAGATTCACTGAAATAGCCGATAATTTATCAGCGTATTCACGTAACTCCGCCTCTAGCTCTTCAGTAAAATTATAATAACCATCAGACGCGACAACTTCTTCCGTCATTGTTAAAAAAGCACTTGTGTATTTTTTATTTAAATCATCAATTAACTCCAGCTGCTGTATCTTCTTCTGATTATCAGCTTTTGTTTTTAATACATTCAGAGCGGCTATTAGCTCTGCATCATATATCTTAAACAGTGAAACCAGATCCTGGCTATAATTTGATGTATATCGTTCAACAACAATCTGCTTTTTATTGACTGACTTCAAAACCAGACCCGCTTCCTGTGCCTGGACTTTTAAATCATTTATCATTGAATCTACCGCATCAGACACATGCGTTAAATTAAATAGAACATACGAAGAAAAACATAACATCATGATTAATATTATTACTGGTGCCAGCAATAATTTGATGCCTAATCGCATTTTATTAAGTAACATACTTTTTCCTAATTATTTATTTTATACCTGAAATTAGCAGATCTATATTCCGACCTACTAATTGCAAATTTGACAGTACATCCTTTGGTTTTTTTCCTGTCGATTGAGATCCACTCTCAACCTTTATTAAAATTTTATGATGCCTTTTCACATAAGCCAGTTCTGCCATCATCATATTAATTGCATCATAAACATCTGAAGGATTAATCTCACCCTGTGGGTACTCTGGCACACGAAAAGCATTTAACCCGTATTTTTTTTCTAAATATGTAAATTTATGCAAGTTAAGATAAGCCTGCAAATTAACCTGATACGGCGTGGTTTCATCAGGGTTAGTATTAACTTCAGTTTCTAAACTAATTGAATGTTTATTAGCTAATAATTCTAAATTTTTTAAAATCAGAACACTACGCTGATAGACATCATCCGGTGATATCTTTGGCGCCAGACCATCAAGCATAAACGATGCTTTCCAAAAATTCTGGTAAACATCACTTGGCGTTTTACCCAGCACTAGTTGAGCTACCTCTTCTGATTGCCCGACATTTTTTGAATTCTGTATCTTACGCAACTCTTCCAGAATTAACTCTGCCTGCTGAAAAACATCCTCAGGTGTGATCACCTTTAATGGTATTGGCTCAACCTTAACCGCTGCCAGCCCCATGCTCACCTCAGCATCATGAATTTTCTCAAGAATCTCTAGTGATTTAGCATAGACATGCAAAGGTTTTTTATTATTTTGAACACCGGGAACGCGGGGACTATGCTGAACATTTAACTCATTTCGTAGATGCTGTATCTCTAACACCACCTGTTCAGATCGTTCATAAACATCAGAAGGGGTTATTTCGGCTTTAACCGTTGAAGCAACAGAAAATAAAATGACAGAAAAAAAATAAGCGAAGCCGACTAGAGGACATGACCTCATTTTTATCCCCTTATATAATTAAAAATCTAAACTAGTAAAAGGATAGTCCAATAACAAGGCTAGTCAAACAAATACAATAGATATACCTGATTTAAAAGCGCCCCTTCATTTCTAGCTCTAATGGTTGCCATCTGTAAAATCATCCAGCTCTTTATATGCATCAATATAATCTTTAGAAAAATCAGCAAAACCATCAAATGAAGATGTCCAGTCCTTATTTAAATCAGTTTCATTTACCCGGCTACCATTAAAACTAACGACTTTGTTGGCTTCCAGGTCAAAACTCTTTTTGTATTCTACGAATTCTTTACCAATATCTTTCTTGTAGTTACTAAACTCATCATCCAGAGCCTGTTGACGCTGTCTTGCCTGTTGCTTAAAAGCAGCAAAATCATCAGCTACATCTGCTGGTTTATGTATTTCATAATCATCACCAGGAGATTCAATATTTAACTTACCTTCCTGCAAGGCAACCTGCTGATTATTATCATCCGCATCAACGATAAAGGTAGTACCCCGAATGCCGATAGTTGCAAACTTTGTACGTACCTTTTTAGGCTTTTGCTTACCTATTACTTTTCGAAAGACATAATAAATTTTACCGCCCAATTGTGACAACCAGCCTGACTGCTCCACTCTTAAACTACTTTTCTGATCCAGTACCGACATAGCACCATCATCAAACTGTAATACTGCCTTGCTATTTTTACTGGTAACAACGGTTTCATCACTATTCACCAGAAACTGCATTTTCTCGGGTTTTCTCTTTTCACCCTCCGAATTCATCACATATACCTGCCCCTGAACTTTTACAATTCGGGCTCTGAAATTTTCAGCTAATAATGTTGATTGGAATAAAAAGGGTGATAAAACAAATAAAATGCCTGCCAGCTTTGTAGAATTCATTTTTGAACTATCCTAAGTATAATTATCTGGCCGCCATATTTTATGAAATCTGTTAAATATTAAGCTAGCCCTTGCTCTATATTAGCCTAGAATTTACCTGACCGCATTACAGTAGACACGTTAATCATGTAGGATTTTAGAGGTATTTTCCTTTTCCCACCTGATTTCCAGATCCAGTAGCGCCTGAGGTAGTGCCATATCATTAACACTTAATGGATATTTTTTCCGATAATCTTTCATTGCGAGCCTGAGCTTTTCAAACTGACCTGTTTGATACAGTGTTATTAATACATCCTGTTCGTTTTTCTGCTGACTTTTAGCCAGAACGGCCTCTTTGTGCCCCATCGGCGCACCTCCCGTATCTAATGCCTCTTCGGATACCGCCTGTGACATAACCGGCATAGAGGTTATTCCCCTCGATACTTCAGCATCAGACTCCATATACTGATGACTTTGACTCACCGGTAACGATGCTGATGGAGCACTAACCGGCGCCCGGCTCAGTTTTTTACGCTCCTCTACTGCCCTCACTTTCGCTCTTGCAGCTGATGATGCTACTTTTTTCTGTTTACGTTGATCCGATTTTTCACTCATCTTTCGTGCTTGACGCATCTTCATATCAGACATGATAAGTGTTTTTTCATCTGCCTTTCGTTGTTCGTCTTCAGCAAAATCTGACTCCATAAATCTGGAATCTATTACTTCATTCACCGTTGTATCGGGTTCAAATGCAAATTTCAATACAACACTTAAGCTTAATACCATAACCGCCACATAGGACATGGGCACATACCAGGCACGCTTAACATACTTGTTCAGTATTTTTGAATTATTGTTTTTCTCTATTTCACTCTGTTCTAGTTCATGAGAATCAACAGCCTGATGTGCAGCCTGCAATAGTTTTGCATCTACCGAATCAGGAGGTAGCTCGGTTGATTCCAGCAGATATTTATCATGTAAAAGCTGGAAATCCTTATCCTGATCAAATTCTTTATTATTCATGATACAGGCCTCA includes these proteins:
- a CDS encoding 1-aminocyclopropane-1-carboxylate deaminase, which codes for MSILEKLNLPSPVTQIKNPLLDEKKIQLFIKRDELIHPVIQGNKWRKLKYNLLKANNKGKKTLLSFGGAYSNHLHALAAAGKELGFKTIGIIRGEAPRVLNPCLQDMMNWGMQLKFITRLEYKQKNNPEFIKNLKTEFSDFYLIPEGGNNTAGKKGCAELLDELEDHYDVICCEVGSGTMLSSLIHTNTDPDTRFLGFAVMKNTMLNEEINASLELSKTLSDWTINHEYHFGGFAKSTPELNDFIVDFKQTYNIQLEPVYSGKMLWGILDLVKYDYFKKGSKILAIHGGGLQGLRGFKQFKEKG
- a CDS encoding serine/threonine protein kinase; the encoded protein is MESQPPTHDFAALDPTLIIDSVESLGLQSDARIFALNSYENRVYQIGLEEGSDFGQKIIGKYYRPNRWSNEQIQEEHDFTTELSDLEIPVVAPLQFNQQSLLNYNNFRFALFRQKGGRTAELDNTEHLEWIGRFLGRIHLAGASKPFKYRPQISVQDYAIDSARFLLDNNFIPDYLLEAYQTLSNDLIGLLEQRFQSDSISSIRLHGDCHQGNILWTDQGPHFVDFDDCRSGPAVQDIWMLLSGDTQEQQKQLNHVLDGYFEFAELEPAELRLVEPLRSLRLMHYASWLAKRWSDPSFPMNFPWFNTPNYWEQHILELREQFALLQESENLHL